In Limanda limanda chromosome 3, fLimLim1.1, whole genome shotgun sequence, the sequence tatgtatattttccAACTCCAAGCTGTATAAACTTGGATGCCCATTGGATTAAGCATATCAGATTATGTGTAATGAGGGAGGTGTGGCCTAAGGAGATCAACACCCTGTAGAGGGAGCTGGTAGTTTATAGGtcagtttgtgtctttgatCATCGTCGTactcagggccggccctggcaatgttggagcCATAGGCAGATTTCAGATTGGCACACCCTCCCCaaacacgtatacacacacacacacacacaaacatacacacacacacaaattccttCCTACACTCCAAAGGTAACATTGATAACTTCGTAAAACGAGTTTACAAAAACAacgttttaaatgaaatactgCCTGTaggctataaaaaacaatacaaataaataaaaaaaacagtctgaAATCTGCTGTACTGACAGCCGATAGCtattcattttcacaaaaataaacataaatgatgTGCATTTCTCCGTGCCAGATCCGGGGGTAAATGAtcctggtcttcacaggtgactgacctgaACAAGCCTATAGCCGCCACCCCCCACAAGagattgtgtgcttgtgtgtttctgtttagacacaatccatttttctgtgtttattccGACCCGATTTGCTCACGGCGAGCCATCGCTGTAGATCGTGAGCCGGCCGCGTAGCATCCCGGCGCTTACCAGTACTTTGCTGCCGGAGCGAACAGCCCGATTGATTATCATGGGCACGGAAATGAGGAGTACAGCTTTTCGCGGCACTTTGAGGCGCTTCTGCCTCCGGTGTGTCTCTGGGGTTAGAGAACAATGGTGATGTTACTGCATTGGTCAACATTGCATGtatcacgtcatgataaatcagcctCTTGTGGCGCCCTCTCGATGTTTTGCGCACTAGGCAACCGCCCAtgtcgcctatgccaggagacACCCCTGGTCGTACTGACGTGCAGACGATGACGTCCTGGTCGGTTCCAGTGGTTTGGGAGGGAACCTTTGACCCGGTTCTCCTCGACAGCCACTACCAAGCAAAGAACCTCACCATCGCAGCCACTGTGTTCGCCATGGGAAAGTATGATGTTACAGTGTTTACTTGTCTACACCCcatgaacacagagtttctGGTTGGAGCTTTACCTGAAGGTGACTCCTCTCACCTACTCCACAGGTACATTAGGTTCCTGAAAAAGTTTCTGGAGACCATGGAGCAGCACTTCTTCACTGGTTTCAATGTGCATGTGTTCGTCTTCACTGACCAGCCAAATGAGGTGCCCAAAGTCAAAATGGCCAGCGGAAGACAGGTAAAGAAAGTGTGTTCCCAAAAGGATGAGTCCAGGTCAGCTGGACTCTGTCTGCCTGGTTTCTAAAAACAAGTTTTGCTCCACCTCCAGCTGACGGTGAAAACAGTGCCCACCCTTAACCGTTGGCAGGAAATCACTTCTAGCAGGATgtttctggtccaggccctaaTAGACAATGAGCTTCGTGACTACGCCGACTTCATCTTCTGTATGGATGTGGACTCCGAATTCCACGGCCATTGGGGGACAGAGTCATTGGGAGATCTGGTCGGTGTGCTCCATCCAGGTAAGCAGAGAATATTCTACTCTTTGTGTCAACATTATGGTTGTATATCGTACCCACTGGTGTCTCCACTATAGAGGGACACCTACTGTTGTGTAGTGAATTCCCAGTTTAACTCAGTTGTGTGATAACAATGTCGGATGTGTTTTAGATGAAGCTACGTGGAGCCAACAGGACCACTCAGCTGTACCATTCCAGATGAAGTCTCACATTAATTAATAATGGGTATGCTCCCACGTTTTCCAACTTGTGTCTGCAGATTTCTACAAAGCCCACCGCAGCGCATTCACCTATGAGCGGCGGCCAATCTCCAAAGCCTACATGGCTCCTGAGGAAGGGGACTCCTACTACGCTATGGGGGTATTCGGAGGCAACCTGCAGGAAGTTGAACGGCTCTGCCAAACCTGCGCCATCAACTTTTGGGATGATCGTATAAAAGGCATCGAGGCAGCCTGGCAGGAGGAGAGTCATATTAACAGGTGAGCAGAGTCACTAGAGCAGGCATTGACCTTGGTTAATATTGTAATGACTGTTTTGCCTGTTCCATGGTTTCAGGTATATGTGGATCAATAAGCCCAGTAAGGTTCTGTCACCTGAGTACCAGTGGCAAGACTTTAGACCCGACGCCCCTGAAATTCACATCATCAGGTTCTCTGGAATTGTGAAGTACTACGCAGAGATCCGACCGAATTGGCCCTGAGAGAACCAGACTGCACCATACGGACTGTGAAAGTCAGCTATGTAGTCCTGGCTCATTTTCTGTATAGTGTAGAAAAGCACTTAAGGTCAAAATTAGTAGATATGGGGGTTCAGGGGGGATAGGGTCCTGGTATAGACCCGGCCTGGTTTGGCCTCTGCTGATTTTGTTGAATGTTGAATAAAGTTGATGACACTTTTCCACTTCCTGAAGCAAGATTTTCTCAgatacaaatgctgccatcttctggtgatgataatgagaataaaagCATGTTCCACAAAGAcaggaatctgtgtgtgtgtgttcagacctTATATTCAAGTAAAATACTCTGActatgtttgtttctctctctcttttgtgcAATTTTGTTCTATATGTTGGTTATtctgttttatatattgttgtgcATTAGTAGTAGACATGACGTtagctaattattaataatcatgaaatataattattaaaataataaaaattatttatgaaaaataattacaaatgattaagctatcaattaagaataatacaattattaattagaaatgatatggttatcaattaagaataattaatgaaaaacaataacattatcaattaagaataatacaatctgtaattataatTGATCAAAGACGGGGCACACCCTGGTATCAGAGACCAACTTCAATCTGTAAAAATCAGTCTCAGTTTACAAAAGTTCAATTAataaaatcaatatttaatattaacgatatataatgaaaaatgaagggtttaagttcgagcacaggctatcctactccagctgtattcacatacatatgcacaaataatcacaaaataCCGATACTTTAAATACACTAgaattttttaaaaaggtaaCAACATTAATGTAAATCAATGATTACTATTCTTACAAAACTCCACTATATCACAgataacaacaacagcagcacttatcacaatttataACAGACACATGTAATACCGATggtatatctatgtgtgtgtctctatgtatgtgtgtttgtgcgtgtgtgtctgtgtgtatgtaagAGAAAGGAGGGGGGACGATAATGATTCACGAAATTAAGATGGCCGACAAATCCAGGGAGGTgaactcaaaatggtggtgaaCCTGGTGTTCAAAATCAGAGTGGAGGAGtttgattatgttttttttgtaacgTCTAACAATACGAAGTGTTTCAGCTGTGGGAAGGAAGGACACCAGGCTAAAGTGTGTCCATAGAGAAATAAGACAGCTGACACTCAGGAACAacaggaggggacaggggggggtCCAGCAAGAGGgccaggtgagtgaggagggacAGAAGGAGACAGGCAGGGTCCTAAAGGACCaagtaaaggccaatttatactCGGATTTATACAGAGACGCtacacgcccctcgcgtacttgcggggcccctcttgcggcttgcgtgcgtcagccaatttttctaagTATACTACAAAGCAACGCgggcctcacgcagcccgcaaggcttgtgattggtctgcttactacatcccgtccggagtctagTTTCAGGTTTTAGAGCACAGCCACGTCATTTTGAAGATGGATCAGCTGGAGGAACGTTTGGCTGAAGAAGTTCGCAAATATGACCATTTATATAACCCGTCGTTGTCCGAAtacaaggacacacagatgGCCCTTAACTcatggaaggagatctcggagAACGTCGGGTTGAGCGTCGACGAGTGCCtgaagaagtggaggagaatccgagacaaatttgtccggcaaaaaaaaatgatgaggagcagcagtggcgatGCAAGGGGAAAGAAAGTCCCTGCATTTTATGTGTTCCTCTCGTGGTTGGGACCACATATAAAACACCGGCGGACGTCGTCCAACTACGACAAGGTAAATATGAAGTTCTGGGTTTTTTAACAGCCGCTGTGTGTTCGAGCTAGCAGTGTAATCAGAGTTGGACAGTTCACATGGTTGGAGTATGCTTCATCATATTGCAAACGGGATGAATGGTGGAAAAGAGCCTGCATTGTAGAtgtaatcagaatcagaatcagaatcctttaatagtcccacagtggggaaatttgagggtgcAATTGACTGTAACCTTTGCCATTGTAGCTACAGGCTGTTTTCATATCACTGTAGCTATATGAAAGTGGCAGCCCTAGTCTTTAGTAATCCATTCCATAAAAATCTCCTGGTCATAGACTCTAAATGTATGGACAAAAAGCCACTGCATGTTCTTAAAGTGCCCACACTGATGTAAGATGCAGTTATGTTACTTTCAACATTGTAGCCATATTGCTAACAGACCAACTATATGTTCTTTTGTTATCAACAGCCCTCAACTTCACCATCCACATCATCACCTTCCCCCAAACCATCCACCCCAGCACCTGAGGCCGCCGTCCAGCCATCCCTATGCTCTGCACCCCAGTCTACTGGCTGAGTCCACCCCTCCAGCCGCCATCATGTCGCCATCTCCTCTGTGCCGCCCGGcctcaaaaaaaaggcagagggAGCAGGACAGGGTGGCGTTGGAGGCTCTGGAACAGAGAGTGTCTCTGATCCAAAACAAGGAGGTGGATGCGTTCACACGCTTTGGTGCTACTGTGGCAGACATTGTGCGGCAGGTGCCCGCAGAGACAATGAATCAAGCCATGCGCACAGTTTATAACACGGCTATGGACTTTGTAACGAAATGAACGCCAGACATTTTGAATGCACTTTGTAAATAGTTTGTCTACTTGGAATTGTTTTGCAGTGGTTTTTGCACTTTGATATTTTGCaccttgtttgtatttttcttttgtgtttataaaaaacatttggtttgttgttaaacagttgggatttttttttttacaattctatttacaattctaaaactcagCATAACAGGTAAGATCAGGTCACCCAGGGTCAAGTGTGCCAGCGCCTGCTGTTCTGTCATGGCACCAGGTCTTCTAGCACCAAAGAATTGTATCACTTCATTTTGCATGCATATAGGTGTTCATACAGCCTGCTTTATAAACAACAGGACTGCTCATATGCCTAAAGACAGTATGCTGCTTCTTTGCACTTTGTAAATACAGGTCCTCTAGCACAAAATAATTGCATCACTTCATTTTGCATGCATATAGGTGTTCATACAGCCTGCTTTATTAACAACAGGACTGCTCATATGCCTAAAGACAGTATGCTGCTTCTTTGCACTTTGTAAATAGTTTTCtagtattatttgaatagcttgtGTGTGGCACcttgtttgtatgtgttgggactgaggtcccagtgatctgacttataacaaagagtcgtaaaacttggggAATcgcctcaggagaccccttacatttaaaaatccagcatggagatcttatctccatgtgagagaaaatcacttcctgggtcccccactgtaagcccgcccctgggggccaaatcctgacaactcaattggccgggggccacactgacccctgacccctcctcccaggggggagtcacctggaacatgacttaaaaaggctgtgctcccagaaacttttctcttttcctccgatgctgatgtgacaacgagacccccccccggggtctcaccagttaacccagcaacttaaggaagCAACtaactctttgtcctctttttctactCCAACGCTGAAGTTACCACTAAGCCTCCCGAGGCTTTACCAGACGACTCagtaaactaatggaggcgataagacatttattttaattcatttcattttattctttcaccttagtcgacgttttattttggaaaggacttttcctgttttaacttgaaggacGAAACAGGAAATTACCCGCGgaacgatctcagactgtttcattttccacacggactttacttttattctttctccacacgatctacaacggctacaagcagccgcacgttcctgtgaggcagcacgatctccgctgctaccgaagaagacgaagcctcatcccgtcacggagcacgacggatccgctccggcccagctgcggtgctcacgagagcccgcctgagagacttcaagcgattcactgaacctccgggagattcgcgccacgcgcatgcaacccacgaaaccatggttacagtaagagaggcttatgttgtctgggcagatgttagttttaatacgtagcgtattgatttaatacttgagtgtattttgttgatggaacctccgtgttccattgttttagccggccactactccgagccgctacttccggtttccggtttgatggcaatgtttttgtgttacagtaaatagggccgcgagaagcgcctccgcccgcactgttaacgtctgtgtgagtctgcagtgatttcaccgatcagaacctcggcccacaacgttcgcttgagggctgaggggtgaatcactgttaatctatctctggcttgtttttaagagcttctttgaactctccttacatgctctctctctctctctctctctctctctccttctaaaccgacctatacacacttccgatctgtatttataatacaggtcatgtcacatagttaaatctatgcttagagaggctgaacacatctggaaaccattcggcccccaaagccaagcagagataagaattctctttgtctaaaatttcctttgtgtaattcatgtgacgaccaccagtgtgcgctccggccacatggtgtcattaacatagactccatcttgaataacgcaagttaacccaccattttgagtctattactgccacgcctccgctctctctctcctcccatcctggctctaaattcataacggctccgccatcttgttttgtagtcaatccgccattttgagagtttttaggccttgattccacgaatcatgatcggccgccatcttagatgtgactgcgtcatcgccacgccccctttcttttctctcgctctctctctcacacacacacacccacacacacacacacacacacacacacacacagacactttgatagacacagacagatacacacacacagagacacatagatggaccagaggttacatgcgtgttctaaattgtgataagctgctcttgttatctttgaaatatgggagtttgttaaaatgataaatcattaaataacactaactttatttcacatacacacacatagactcacatacacagagagacactttgacacagacacacacacatagagacagacatacataggtagaccgcaggttttacatgtattttccgaattgtgataagtgctgctgctgtgtttatctttgaaatattggagcttgttaaaatgataaatcattgaataacattataactttatttcccctttttaataaatacttttgtaattaaagtatctgtagtctgtgattatttgtgcataagtgtgtgattgcagctggattatgattgcctgtgctcgaacttagaagccttcactgtttattaagtaatcgttaatattaaaatattgacattattaatttgacatttatcattatgagactgataattatagcttgacatcgttggtccctggaaaccagggtggtgccccccctttctcaattattaatatagatagtattattcttaaattgataattttattgtttttgactaattattttcattattcttggttgataaccttatcattgttaattgatagcttgtactttctaattgataattcctattttctcattagtggttttattgttatttgattactgatcatcttcaattaataatttaattatttttgatagataatttctagtattttaataatcatatttcatgattattaataattagccaacgtcaagtctactcctattgcacaacatatggAAAGTAAAGACAAAATAAGACAACAAATGGGTATAGAAACAGttgtttatttatgattctAAAAGTCAGCATAACAGGAATCATCAGGGGCAAGTGTGCCACGGGACACTATGTCGTTCTGCCATGTAACCGCTCCCTCTGGTCTCAGAAAGAATTGCGAAAATTCCTTCCTCACAGCCATAGCAGCTCTGGTGGAACGGCTCCTTGCGATCTGTGGTGTCTGTGAGAGATTAGAGTCGCCAGCCACCACTCTGCGCCACTCACCAGGCTGTACCGATCCTCCGGAGTCTGCATCAGAGAAACTGGGTGGGATGTAGCAGGTCCCGGGTGTGTTTGCCTCATCTGTATAGGCCAGGTAATTGTGTAGCAGGCCTTCACAACATCCACAGCTTTGTCTGGTAGGAACTCAATTGCCCTGCCAAGAATTCTCCAACGTGCCGCCATGATCCCAAAGGCATTTTCAATGACCCTCCTGGCTCTGGAGAGTCTGTAGTTGAAAATCTGCTTCTCCCTGCTCAGATTTGCCCCTGATAATACAACAAAAAATGCAGAGTGTTACTGAATAGAACACGGTTGCACCACAATCATAGATAAGATACAACATTCTTTCAAATATCTATGCAATTCATTTATGGTTTGTGACATACCTGGAAATGGACGCATGATGTGGGTGTGCAGGGGAAAGGCAGCATTAGCAACAATGACGTGGGGGGCATCGATCCTGGTCCCGGGAAGAAAAGTTGATGGCGGCAGGTTCATCTTGCTGTCGAGCAGCTATGATCCAAATGCGCTCTTCTTAAAAATGCCACCGTCGCTCTCCCGTCCATATCCCCCGACGTCCGCCATAGTGAAACGATACCTGGCGTCGCACGTTGCCATCAGGACAATAGAGTGACTACCTTTATAATTGAAGTAGTCACTCCCGGCATGAGGTGGTGCCTTGATGCTAACGTGCTTCCCGTCGAGGCTTCCAACACAGTTTGGGAAGTTCCAAAGTCGCCAAAAATCCGCTGCTACTGCTGTCCACTGGCTGGTTGAATGACAGGGCAGGTGATCTGGTTGCAGAGCTGTCCACAACGCCTTGCAGACCTCGGAAACAATGGCAGATACGGTGCAGGACGCCAGTTTGTAGCTTGCCGCTACAGCCTGTTGGCTTCCACCAGAAGCTAAAACTCGCAACGTCACAGCCAGTCTCTGGGCGGCATCAATTggcatgttgtgtgtctcacaaTGCCGTATATGTGGTTCCACACGACGAAGAAGGTCATCAAATCTTGCAGCCGACATTCTAAAATACAGGAAGTGCATTTCTTTGTCCATGTCCCTCAGCGGTCGAACAAGCGTTGCATATTCGCCCATCCTCTGCCTCGATTGATTCAGTGGACGCACATGCCACCTCCGTCTCCTCTGTTGTGGTTGTTCTTCTCGCATCCTCCTTCGCAATATTATCATTTGCTGTTGAATGGTAATCATCTCCATCTCGTCCAACTCACTTTGACTCAAGTACTCCATCGTTCACGGTGTGTGTGGCGCGAACAGAACTGGGAGAAACACTTAACGACGACGTCACACCAacaaagaaggcgtctctaagccgtcttcgacaaaaaacgttactccgcctagttttctggcggtgaattgcgttgcaacatgCGCAACCGAAGGGGATCTATGaacaaaacgagtccgtagaagctgcgtgcgtgcgtgcgtgcgcaaAAACCGACTATAAATCAGCCTTAAGTAATATTGACatggagagagatgaggaggtgcTTAAAGTTCCTCGTCTAAAAAGAAAGACCagaccctgagtgtttgattgtgggttggggggtgttcataaacgtttgtatgtttataaatgtttgaatgtatgtttcttatatgtaaaactcaataaatatattgttaaaaaaaaaaaaaaagaaagaccagGAGCAACAGTGGAAGCTCAAAAGCTAAAAAAGGGACAgtgaagaaaggagggagaggagcagcagagtcagAGTTCTAAAACTTAGAACATGAAGGGATTGAAAGTAGAGCATGGAGACAGACTCTGCTGACAGTGAATCCTCCCACGTCAGGGCAGGAAGCCAGAAGAACTCAAGAAGCTACAGTGAGGGGAAGATGGAAGTGTTTCTCTAGAAAACAAAGAACATGAGGGAATTGAAAGTAGAGGATTACTTCTCTGATAAAGAACAGTTTTTCAAACTCTGCCCGGCTGCACATGAGCAGCAAAGGCAGAGGAGGTTTCACTGACCAGGAGATGCATAGACTCAAGAAGATTGTTCAGACAATTagacaacagaaaaataatgatgatgatgatgaataaagttttaaatcCTGATAACCAATCAGTCCTGTTTTTGTGtgggtttttattattttacaacatGAGTCTTTTCAACATTAGCTTGTTGAACATTAACACTGTGAAGAGGTCTCTGATGTTCCAgcaaatgaaactgaaaagaacTGAAGTGACGTTCTTACAAGAAACACATAGTGACTCAAAAAATGAGAATGACTGGAAAAGAGAGTGGGAGGGGCAGGTGGTCCTGAGCCACCTTAGCACAACCAGTGGGGGGGAAGTGgaagtggaggaagtggaggtggtggtggagggcagGCTACTGTTGgtgagggcaaaggtcgagcagttttattttgttttcatgaatGTTTATGCTTCGGTCTGAGGACCCGACAGagtctgttttttaaaggttttagaCATGGTATTAAGCAAAGCAAAAATgtatgattttttatttttaggaggAGATTTTAATTGCACAGAAGATGATGTTTTAGACAGCAACCACATGGAGCCCCAGAGAGCATCACAGAGTGCTctgaggcagctgctgcaggcccATGATCTGTGTGATGTTTGGAG encodes:
- the LOC132998926 gene encoding globoside alpha-1,3-N-acetylgalactosaminyltransferase 1-like, giving the protein MLPMPGDAPGRTDVQTMTSWSVPVVWEGTFDPVLLDSLYQAKNLTIAATVFAVGKYIRFLKKFLETMEQHFFTGFNVHVFVFTDQPNEVPQVKMASGRQLTVKTVPTLNRWQEITSSRMFLVQALIDNELRDYADFIFCMDVDSEFHGHWGTESLGDLVGVLHPDFYKAHRSAFTYERRPISKAYMAPEEGDSYYAMGVFGGNLQEVERLCQTCAINFWDDRIKGIEAAWQEESHINRYMWINKPSKVLSPEYQWQDFRPDAPEIHIIRFSGIVKYYAEIRPNWP